Sequence from the Erythrolamprus reginae isolate rEryReg1 chromosome 2, rEryReg1.hap1, whole genome shotgun sequence genome:
caatacaaaatacttggcttactttagcatggcgaaaaacacctccatatttattttcagcaacgttgaaactccacccttcttctccactagccccctgacgtgccaaataactcactacaatatttaacccattcctctccttaatatcttcctcCAGACCTTTGTTCTCtatgtttctgaatccttctgaatttaggattaacccagagtgcgtctgattctccctcgctagatcctgaactcatagccccatcctgtggctagcctcccacctgttctactacctgtaaccccgggccccgcactacttcataaacactatctgaatctgaatcctcaatatcttcatcatcttccaactgatcaagagtaggTACAACAtaaagtgggatcacaatctccctcttcctgcttgttatatctctagttatgcagccaaccattctacttgttttccctaccacatgaccgcactgttcaaccattttgagactgtcagaaatcactacccctaaatctttctcttctgaactttttgctagcacagaattgccaatacaatactcagattgaggattcctttcccccaagtgcattattttacatttggaaacattaaactgcagtttccattgctttgaccacttatttactaaagctaaatcatttgccatattacaggaatatcaaccctattgcacactgtagagtcatcggcaaatgggCAAAacctccctaccaaaccttcccctatgtcactcacaaacatttgcagcttcagccagctgcaaatgcaCTGAACTATCAGAGATTAAGTTCACTCTTCACTAATGTATctatttatgtggaaccgtatcaaaggctttgctgaagtccaggtaggcaatatccatgggccaccttcatccaacacctttgtgacatagtcaaagaaatcaatgagattagtctgacatgatttgccctcagtaaagccatgctggttagggtccaataagttattgttttttaggtattaatttatcctctttttgagtaaagTCTCCAtcgttttaactacaactgatgtcaagataactggtctgtagttgtcagCTTCTTCTCCActacccttcttgtggatagacacaacattggccattcttcATTCATCAGGAACGTCTCccgttaaaagggattggttaaacaaatcagtcagggggggggTAGCAGTCACAGGTCTGAGTTGTTTAGGAACTCTGGGGTggttgccatctggacccattgccttatttatctttaattgtccaagttcttctaagacctaGGCCTCTAAGATCAGTGGAGCTGAATCCTCACAGCTGGAAGCAATTGCTAGTCCTTTGCATTGCTAAGAATGCTTGATTGACCCAATTAAACAACTGAACTTGAATGGATATTTGAACATGGATCTCAGTAGTCTTCTCTGAATCATAAATAATTTAACTGATTAGTATTGGGGCATGTTTGACTTTTCACTATAATATATACTTTTATTCGTTTTTATAATCAtctctaattattttataaacaattaaagttctatttttctttgaatcttaTAGACAAAGGGGATGGCAATAAGACCCACTCGGTCAATTGAAATAAAAAGCAAcattgaaaagagaagaaaatgaaggaaaaaatcaaaatatttcccatttcttttggaaaaccatacaattctcctcctccagcagctgttagacaagagagagaaaatcaagagaGGTTTCAAGCTCGAATAAGCAGATTATGCAGAACTCAAAGATAGGTTACATGAAAAGTCAATCAGCAAAAAAGGGAGATATCTGGAAGTCAACTGAGAGGAAAAGGTCAATAATAAAGCCATGTAGAGCAGACAGTAATGCAGGCCTCTCCCTGTGAGGAAGAACATGGCTTGAATGAAAGTACCACTAAACAAGGCATTGTCCATATTTTTGATGAACTCAGTTTTGGAAAAATTGCATCTTTTTTGTGGAAAAAGAAGAGGTTGCAAATCACAGCTGTATATACATTGAGGAGCTAGAGAGGAGAAGAGCCATGCACACTATCTCAGTGTAGCAAAAATTGGTCAGAATAGTTCCCTTGTGATTCTTGGAACCAGCTACACAAGGGAGAAGCCACAAAATAACCCCAATGTGTTACATCTTTAGTGAGCATGGCAACATGGTGGTACACCAAAAGACACACGAGTAAGAAAACATATGACTGTGCAGATTGTGTGAACATTTCATTAGAAATTCTCAGGTCATGACACACTAAgcgcaggggtagggaacgttggctcttctgtgacttgtggacttcaactcccagaattcctgagccaatcatgctagctcaggaattctgggagttgaagtccacaagtcacagaagagccaccgttccctacccctgcactaAGGGATGCACACACAGGAATAACACAATTTGAATAACCTTTGAATGTGCAGACTGTGCAAAAAAAATTCAGTCACAATTTCAGttatgaaacaccagaggactcactcaggagagaaaccctttgaatgccctgactgtgggaaaagatttagtgataattccagcctggtgcatcaccagaggactcacacaagagaCAAActgtttgaatgtcctgactgtgggaaaagttttagtcatagttcccacctggtgacacaccagaggactcactcaggagagaaaccctttgaatgccctgactgtgggaaaagttttagtcagagttcccacctggtgcaacaccagaggactcacacgggagagaaacccctTGAATGTCCCgagtgtgggaaaggttttagtcaaaattccagcctggtgagacaccagaggactcacaaaggagagaaaccctttgaatgtcctgagtgtgggaaaggttttaatgataattccagcctggtgcaacaccagaggactcacacaggagagaaaccctttgaatgtcctgactgtgggaaaagttttagtcggagttcccacctggtgacacaccagaggactcgctcaggagagaaaccctttgaatgtcctgactgtgggaaaaggtttAGTCAGAGGTcccacctggtgaaacaccagaagactcacacaTGAAGGAGAGCGAGGTAGGAGGGAAGAAGGtaagagggagagtgggagaaaaGGTGGAGGGAAGCGAAAGAGATAGAGGGAGGCTAGtaacatgaaatatagaaggaaaacagatgggagataaaagtaaCATTGCAGGACTTCCGGTGGCCGCCGAGCCGTGTCGGGAGGCTGCCGACGGAGCTCCGTCCCTAGACCTCAGTTTTCACATTTCAAGCTCAAATAAGCAGATTATGCAGAACTCAAGGATATGTTACATGTTTTTTCCTCCATCAGCAAAAAAGGGAGATATCTGGAAGTCAACTGAGAGGAAAAGGTCAATAATAAAGCCATGTAGAGCAGACAGTAATGCAGGCCTCTCCCTGTGAGGAAGAACATGGCTTGAATGAAAGCACAACTAAACAAGGCATTGTCCATATTTTTGATAAACTCAGCTTTGGAAAAATTGCAGCTTTTTTGTGGAAAAACAAGAGATTGCAAATCACAGCTCTTTATACATTGAGGAGCTAGACAGGAGAAGAGCCATGCACACTATCTCAGTGTAGCAAAAATTTGTCAGAATAGTTCCCGTGTGATTCTTAGAACCAACTACACAAGAGAGAAGCCACAAATGTGTTACATCTTTAGTGAGCATGGCAAC
This genomic interval carries:
- the LOC139159242 gene encoding zinc finger protein 436-like, which produces MKHQRTHSGEKPFECPDCGKRFSDNSSLVHHQRTHTRDKLFECPDCGKSFSHSSHLVTHQRTHSGEKPFECPDCGKSFSQSSHLVQHQRTHTGEKPLECPECGKGFSQNSSLVRHQRTHKGEKPFECPECGKGFNDNSSLVQHQRTHTGEKPFECPDCGKSFSRSSHLVTHQRTRSGEKPFECPDCGKRFSQRSHLVKHQKTHTFMKHQRTCSGEKPFECPDCGKSFSHSSHLVTHQRTHSREKPFECPDCGKSFSQSSHLVKHQKTHAGRTKNVEFPICGKAFSHNSNLVVPQRIHTGEKPLGCPLCGKGFSYNSSLVRY